In Molothrus aeneus isolate 106 chromosome 11, BPBGC_Maene_1.0, whole genome shotgun sequence, a genomic segment contains:
- the RFWD3 gene encoding E3 ubiquitin-protein ligase RFWD3, with translation MAQEEMEVDLHPVAGYSVETLPTLAPEPSGHTALSSRIPVLGEGGGSAAALPADDAVVSPGAGAGEAAAEPELQTGPAAAPSGQQRLQGPFDQHQPLPVPQLTQRPPARRARRLQRLGGSQRTISARAALDHYFQLSRTQEPPAGPVPHPEFPRIARDSQAQHPAETIEVSDSDSSTSEEEEEEEEAEEAAAPLLPSAQETPPAASSGVSSQVQAEPPQTLSQASAVHENHEDEPEVQQKQTTPLKKLEPSVPVAPLDEEEGDTCAICFEQWTNAGEHRLSALRCGHLFGYTCIERWLKGQAGKCPQCNKKAKRSDIVVLYARTLKALDTSEQERMRSSLEKEQMLRRQAELESAQSRLQLQVLTDECSKLRKQVQELKALVAQYNMNTSQQPGSSRPCLAGSLPSSQSQRKYHLEKVFLVSQAGNCRVMAYCDSLGCLVVSQPSPQSTFIPGCGVKMMSLANLKSSQYIPIHSKQIRGLAFGTRADGLLLSAALDNTLKLTSLATNTVVQTYNAGRPVWSCCWCLDDTNYVYAGLVNGSIMIYDLRDTNSHVQELVPQKSRCPMVSLSYLPRMASASLPYGGILAGTLEGACFWEQKAGNSYRPHHLALEPGGCIDLQTEIHTRHCLATYRPGKNNPCMRCVMMELTCSPLTEGSEDVVCSSNPVQTFSAGPTCKLLTKNAIFQSPEDDGSVFVCAGDEASNSALLWDAGSGSLLQKLPADLPVLDICPLEVNQSHLLATLTEKTVNIYKWQ, from the exons ATGGCTCAAGAAGAGATGGAAGTTGATCTCCACCCAGTGGCTGGTTACTCAGTGGAGACCCTGCCGACACTTGCGCCGGAGCCCTCTGGTCACACAGCGCTCTCCTCCCGCATTCCTGTGCTCggggaaggaggaggcagcgccgcagccctccctgctgacGATGCTGTTGTCTCACCCGGCGCTGgtgcaggggaagcagctgcagagcccgAGCTGCAGACGGGTCCTGCCGCGGCCCCCAGtgggcagcagaggctgcaggggccGTTTGATCAGCAccagcccctgcctgtgccGCAGCTCACGCAGCGCCCACCGGCGAGGAGAGCTCGCAGGCTGCAGAGACTCGGCGGCTCCCAGAGGACAATCAGTGCCAG GGCAGCATTGGACCATTACTTTCAACTCAGTAGGACCCAAGAGCCACCTGCAGGACCAGTTCCGCACCCAGAGTTCCCCCGTATTGCGAgggacagccaggcacagcacccagccGAGACAATAGAAGTGAGTGACTCTGACAGCAGCActtctgaggaggaggaggaagaggaggaagcagaggaagcagcagcaccactgtTACCATCAGCCCAGGAGACTCCTCCAGCAGCGAGCTCAGGAG TTTCCAGTCAGGTCCAAGCAGAGCCACCTCAAACTTTGTCTCAAGCTTCTGCAGTACATGAAAATCATGAAGATGAACCTGAAGTCCAGCAAAAGCAA ACAACTCCACTAAAGAAACTGGAGCCATCAGTTCCTGTTGCACCTCTagatgaggaggaaggagataCCTGTGCCATCTGCTTTGAGCAGTGGACCAATGCTGGGGAGCACCGTCTGTCTGCGCTGCGCTGTGGGCACCTCTTTGGCTACACCTGCATTGAGAGGTGGCTcaagggacaggcagggaagtGCCCTCAG TGCAACAAGAAGGCCAAGCGTTCTGACATTGTGGTGCTGTACGCCCGCACGCTGAAGGCGCTGGACACCAGCGAGCAGGAGCGCATGAGAAG ctctttagAAAAGGAGCAAATGTTGCGGAGGCAGGCGGAGCTGGAATCTGCCCAGAGCCGtctccagctccaggtgctcACAGATGAATGCAGCAAACTCCGCAAGCAAGTTCAG GAGCTGAAGGCTCTGGTGGCCCAGTACAACATGAACACTTCTCAGCAGCCCGGCAGCTCCCGGCCCTGCCTCGCAGGCAGCCTCCCCTCCAGCCAAAGCCAGCGCAAGTACCACTTGGAAAAGGTGTTCTTGGTGTCTCAGGCTGGCAACTGCAGAGTCATGGCATACTGTGACTCACTGGGCTGTCTTGTGGTATCACAGCCTTCTCCACAGTCTACTTTTATTCCTG GTTGTGGTGTTAAGATGATGAGCTTGGCCAACCTGAAGAGCAGCCAGTACATCCCCATCCACAGCAAACAGATCCGGGGCCTGGCTTTCGGCACTCGAGCCGATggtttgctgctctctgctgccctggacaACACTCTCAAACTCACCAG cttGGCAACAAACACTGTGGTGCAGACATACAATGCTGGCCGTCCcgtgtggagctgctgctggtgtctTGATGATACAAATTATGTTTATGCTGGATTGGTCAATGGCTCTATCATGATTTATGATCTGAGAGACACAAACTCTCATGTCCAAGAACTGGTCCCTCAGAAGTCGAG GTGCCCCATGGTGTCACTGTCCTACCTGCCCCGGATGGCCTCAGCCTCGCTGCCTTATGGTGGGATATTGGCTGGGACCTTGGAAGGAGCCTGCTTCTGGGAGCAGAAAGCTGGGAACTCCTACCGGCCTCATCACCTGGCCCTGGAACCTGGGGGCTGCATCGATCTCCAGACAGAGATCCACACACGGCACTGCCTGGCCACATACAGGCCTG GTAAAAATAACCCATGTATGCGTTGTGTGATGATGGAACTGACTTGCAGCCCACTGACAGAGGGCTCAGAAGATGTGGTGTGTTCTTCTAACCCGGTTCAGACTTTCAGTGCTGGTCCCACTTGCAAGCTGCTGaccaaaaatgccatttttcagAGCCCAGAGGATGATGGGAGTGTCTTTGTGTGTGCTGGTGATGAGGCATCCAATTCTGCTCTG ctctgggatgctgGAAGTGGTTCCTTGCTGCAGAAGCTGCCAGCTGACCTGCCTGTGCTGGATATCTGCCCCTTGGAAGTGAACCAAAGCCACCTCTTGGCTACTCTGACAGAGAAGACGGTGAATATCTATAAATGGCAGTGA